tatgtgtttccagcatctagGAGCGATTTatttatgaatctgttgagtgtgaggcgacttgcaatttttatattcgaacgatgaacttctgatgaacttttaaactgtaaacaagtacacgtcgactgtcaaaaaaagttcattctgttaatttttgtgaggttatgtcatgttcgtgcaaaacctaattagattttttatcgtgacgtcacaaatgaacaagaattcatccttgactgttcagcggtactgtttacaaacaacatCTTTAcattaaacaatcatctttaccctttgcaactagtcacttataTTTAATAactctcaaaaacaaaccgtattcaatcgtgaacaaatgttttaaaactttatttagggaATATGAACCATAAATGGTTtaatccaatttgtcaacaaacaaacaaaatctctgtttacaaacagtactgctgaactgtcaaaatgtgttcattcgattgaggttagcagtgacggtaaaaaaaaactattagtgacactacaaagaaaaaaatcataaaaattatACATCACAAGTTCATTGGTGACGTCATTTAGCAAAACCCTCATTTGCTTCAGtttcagcagtttttttttccacgGAAGCACATTATTCTGATTTAAAAAAACTGACGGACCGAACGATTAACTGAAACACTTCttgttaaggactattcacacatttcagttccgtgacggttcagtgaaagtgccttcagtgcgccgtcagtgttcttttttatcggagcccttccgttccgtttccgtactgtttccgttccggcgcAGCCAATGTAataacataccgacttcagtgaaaataaaaaatatcggtgacgacgaatttgagtttgccggacggacactacactgacggcgagctgcactgaaacggcacggtgccggataggtgtaaatgcgcgtatagaaaacgaatgaaataatatcagtatccgtgcacggtgtcgtgccggcactgaaccggaccggatatgtgtgaatagtcctttaatcGGATGAAACTGAGCTCGAGAGCTTCAGTCAAAAAACCGGACGTTTAACCAAATGAACTCTTCAGTCACTTCAGTTAATCATTCAGTCATGACGTCACACACGAGAAACTGTCCGGAGAACTGAACGTGTATGGACCGCTTATCGAAGGATTTAGGAACATTATGGACAGTGCTTGCAGGAAAACCtagtttttttacagttttttttaccgcacacaattgcttttcACTTTTGGTTTTCTTTCGgcgccatcttcgatctaaaagcttgcAGTATTCATACGGTCatcagtctgcgaaatatttcacacgttgataaaaaaaaacttcaaaatgtaAGTCGATATTGATTTCACAAGTCATCGAGGGGTTTGGTTACAGGTAACCGGTTCATACTAAACCTTTAATTTATTCGATTTGAATTTTCAAGCAGACATATAGTAGAGGTGAAATGCTTCTGAGGTGCGCTGAAGGTTATTCATTACTGATGTCTTGGTCGTACACAAACAACTTGCTTTGTAGCCAAAATTCAGTTATTCTAAAAGCCCTTTTGCGTGCTGTAATTGGTTGAAAAGGGTGATTGGATGCGTATCGACATTATAGCCTATAGCCACTTTATCTCACGATATGACACACAAATAATGCTagcatgttttcattttttaatgaTAACTCTGTTTGAACGAACAAAATATTGCAGTTTAGATATATCTGTTTCTAAGTCGAGTCCCAAACAACTACAAACTCTTTCGGCGCGGTTGAACAATCGTTCCAGGATAAAACCCTTTATGGGGGCAATTCTACCCAAACGCCTGTCTGTGCCTTATCTAATCTGCTCAATTTGATGACGATTTATTGTCTAAGCTCAGAGTACCAGTCAAATTTAACCGGTTCTTTTGATTGCACTTGCTTCTTCTCCCTATTTGCTTGCAGTCCATCATCGTCCGTGGTAACCGAAAGTCACTACCTGTTGCAGAATTCGACCGCGATGAAGAAAAAACCGGATGGCATTCGCGGTGTGCTGCAGAACCGTAGCTTGCTGGTAGATCTGCTGGCAATTCTGTTCGGTATCAGCGCATGGATAGGAGTTAATTCCAGCTTCGTCCAGCTACCGCTGCTGGTGACAAATTCTCCGGAAGGATGGAACCTGCCATCCTACATGGTTATCGCGACTCAGATAGGCAACGTGGGACCCTTGATATACACCGGTTTGCAGAAATGGAGGGTTTTCCAAGATTCGTACATTATCTACGTGCTGCTGGTGATTGGATGCGTCGGTTCCATTTGTATGGCCTTCCTGTACGAAACGACATCCTACGTGTTTGGAGCCGATCGGTCTGTCGCTATGCTGGTATGCGTCTTTTCACTGGCCCTAGTCGGTTGTACGAGTTCGGTTCTGTTTATGCCTTACATGGGCCGCTTCAGGGATATTTATTTGATAACCTACTTGATAGGAGAAGGCCTTAGCGGGTTTGTACCGAGTATCGTGGCGCTGATTCAAGGAGTTGGCGGAAATGCTGAGTGTCGATCGAGTAATTCGTCCGATCCGAATGCTCCGTTCACGAGCTACACACCTCCGCCACGGTTTGGTTCTacggaatattttatttttgtttttgtggtTTTTGTCATCAGTACGGTTGCTTTTGCCATACTGGACAAACACAAACGGTGCCGCAAGGAGTACGCCGCTGTCGTTATCAACAACGGTAACGATTATACCTACGAAACCGGCCAACGATCGGCGTCCTCTTCGTCGATCGACAAATCGAATGTGAAACCTGAAAAAATTAAAGTACTCTCTAATCGCAACTACGTGTATCTCATGATTCTGTTGGGCATTCTGTGCACCTTCGGCAACGGTATCTTTCCAAGTATCCAGTCCTATTCGTGTCTGCCGTACGGTAATGTGGCCTACCACTTGACGGTAACACTTAGCACGATGGCCAATCCACTGGCTTGCTTTATGGCACTGTTCCTGCCCCACACGTCAATCCGGGCGATCACCTTCATATCGGCAATAGCGGGTGTGTTCACGGTGTACGCACTGTCGACAGCGTTCTTGAGTCCTGTCCCGCCCCTGGTAGGCATGGTCTCGGGAGAAGCTCTGGTGGTAAGTTTACCGACAGATTATCATAAAGGCCGAACTGACTAACCGATAAATTTTGCTCCATTTCAGATTGTTACCTGGACTGTCCTGATCGGATTGGTGAGCTACGTACGTCTCTCGATTACCAGCATATTCCGGTACCAGGGTGGTCGATCGCTAGTGTGGGTGGGAGCCACCACTCAGATTGGATCCCTTGTCGGGTCGATTTTATCATTCACCCTGATCAATTTTACCGACTTGTTTCAGCAGTACTATCCGTGTTAATTGGATTGGAAAAACATTGCTTTAGGTGTAGTGCGTTAACTATTGActgattgtgtgtgtgtgtctgtctgCTAACTAAACTAAGCATGTTGATTAGATTAGGTATCGTTTGACTGATCGTGAGATATTGACGTAATTCAACAAGCAATTGCATTTAGTATGAAAGGTTCATTACATATGAAAGGCTCGTTACAAAAATTTGCTTGAATAGcatagaaatgacacgaattgacAATCCACCAAATCTACTATTACAGCTGTAagagttagaattttattctggGTGCTGTAGTTTTGGAATAACTCAATTCATAGAGACACATTATATTATCTTGTGTTATTTCATCCGAGAATAGTGTGCCCAATAAACATGTTTTTATCAACCTAGTTTACTGTTAAATCCGAAACTTAATTGAAAACCTAAATACAACATTATCTTCCAAATTATCATCGTATTCCGAGTTTTATTCGCCCAGTGCatagcagagcagttcaaattcaaCTCCTAGACGGTTGACATAAAGTTGGACTTTTTCGTTGTGAAAGCCAGTGAAGATGCTAGCTGTATGTAGCGTTTATTTTGTATGAAAGGATACTCACAAACAATACAGGATGTATCTAATTGTAGAAAATTGCTTCCAAATCGATCATATTTTGATAGACGTTACGTTACATTACTGTAATGTCATCAGAGATGccatgtaaaaatttcaaatatcttcagacaggcttggaaaagtctgtatatccgaaaaaaaaatctgcagtcagcaagtatgtcaccccccccccccccatggatgattcctgcgcacgggcctgtgtGCCTCCATGGAAAAACTGATGAAACTGACATGAAGACAAAACGCCAAGCTGGCCTGACGCCACACACGCTCGTTTCAGATAATCGGTCAGATTTTTATTCCGTCTAAGGTTCATTTGAACAGTCCGGAAAACTGAAGGCGTATGGGCTGCTTAAGAGTGTCATGCAATTGAACATACAACATTTTCAGGTCATGATAATTGAATAAAGATCCATCGAGAAAAACTTGAATGCTGCAGAGCCGCTTTTACAGAGAGGCTTAGAGGGTCCTTCAGTGGTCGGCACACAAATAAATCTTGCCCCCGGAACCATTAATACGTAAGAGCAGCGCTGATGCTGATGGTTCCGCCTCATACTCTTACAAAGGTAGCTGGACAGTTTATCCAAACGATACAAAATATTGAATAACTatctggttaatccagcaggAATCGCTTTCAAATATTTCCGGTTTATTATCCGAGGctcacagacttcgcagccgattcttaccgTGCAGAATCGTTGTAAAACTAGTACTACGatatactgacactaagaatctttccaggttaagattcgaacatacgacagttgGCTTGTAAGTCTtgacatcgaattgaaaaaaacaacTTATTCCTATGTTTTAAAACGAGTTTTGCGATTTGGCTGATAGAAAAGTTTTGTGTTCTATGCAAGTCACTCTCTCTTTCAATCCGATTACACAAATATCGGGGCAGCATACCATAACTGAAGGAAGAGGAAGAATATCTGTTACATTCTAAAATCAATCGCTTGACTTTATTTTACAATTTCTGTAAACTctatatttgcgtgttgttaTCAATTCTACTacgtcgaaaattttttttttatgcggcacAATACATACACCGTACTTTTTAGCAACCTTCTTGATGACATTGTTAACAAGATTTTGCgggtttttggaaagcttagggGGGATTGTACACGAGAATTAAcgagtttagaaaatttcaaatgttCCGGAAGGACCATGTAGGATTAGGAGAGGTTATTTTATTTAACAGTCAAAAAAAGACTTATAAAGACACTGATGAAGAACGCAAAAAGCGTTTCGAAATTTCGGTATCTTATCGTtcactattacgttagtatCATTACGAAATAGTTTTTTCATAGTGGACACCAAAAGAACCTATCATTCTTTTTAGGGCGGTTTATTTAACGGTgttagtttagagtgatttattttttttttctttgctatgTCTTATCGACGGCTGAGACCGATTGCGGTCCATCTCGCCTTAGAGTGATTTAACGGTCTATTCAAACTAGAGATGGCAATTCGTTCGTGAACGGTTCAAAATAACCAGTTTTTTTCTGGAAGAATGAGTGAACAAAAGTTCTTTGTTAAAGAACGATAATTTCtaatcttttcaaaagaaataaaaGTGATCAAATTCTATAACATAGTGTACTAATAACTATACCTTTCGAAAGAGTTGTAGTTTTCAAGAATGCAGTAGAAATTGCTTTTATTTAGCGATCTctgaaaaagtgcacaaaagtgaaatataattatttgatcTCATATGGTTTTCGGAGAAACATACAAAATTTAAGCACATCCCTTATGAACTTTAGCTTATGGAATTCACTAGCTTCATCAGTAAACGACAGCTGTGCGTAGTACTAGAATCGTAAGCAAACGGATGAACTAAAAATAAAGGTTTAAACTGTGTAAGTGTAATCGAGAGTTGTCAAAAACAGCTGATCGGCGATAGTACCGTATGTGGTGTGTGTCGCCCATACAAACGACAGCTGAGACGAGTGTGCGTGCGCATGCGCAAACATTATCGGCATTAGTGTACGTGTACAGGGAATGTTGTGTGATCTGTCAACTGCGTCGTATATCATACTCTGTGATGTTTACAAGAAGCAGTCTGGTATGTCGAACTCAGTAGTGTGATGATGTGATGATCCGTCTCCGCATTTGCAGTAGTGTAAGCGTAATACATAGGGGAGCAACCATAGCCGGTGGAAGGTGTTTGCTTTTTTATGTTGACCGATGCTGATTATGCTAATTTGTTTACTTATGCTGCTGATTGCAAACAAGGTTGCGTACAATTTCAATTTTGCCTTACCATTTGATGGCTGGGTAGCGCTCAGCTCTCACAACTACCTACACAGGTAAGCCGAAgtgaataataaaatttattgataACTATTTACCATATCCTACTCCGTCATTTTTACGAACTACTCGAGGTAAATAAAGTACTCAGCAGATTATTTAACAAGTTAGAAGAAATACGTGGTTTTGAGTTCTCTGGTTTCTTGTGCTAAAATTGGTAAGTGTTTTAGTTGACTGATTCACAAAAAGTAAAATCCAGCTAGTTCTTATCGAACGCCATTGATCTGTGATGTTTGATTCGATTTCAAACTATTTATTAGGCAAACTTTAGAACTACTTTGCATATTTACATAATTGGTGTCGTTGACTCCGTTAGAATTTATCTAATATAGGTCTAATTACAAGTGCATATCAAAATAAGAAGTATGTGATAGGCAATCTTTAAATCATATTTTGTTTAAACAAATCTACCCAACCTGTGTCAAATCTCTGATTGCTTTTAGTTTAAAGTCAGCTCTGATCAAATCTGAACTGGGTCCTGCTTCTAGCGAAAAcaaaataatctttttttttgttttacccaAGGTACAGTCTCTTTTCTAAATAATTAATCAACTTAAACATTCACATTTGAAGCTGGCAACTCTTATTCAGCATATGGCATTCATATTTAAACTTGACACAATTTATTCAGCACACAGATCGATCAAAACACAGACATTAGATTCTGTGTCGGTGCTTACAATAAGAGAAATTCTACTTCATATCAAATGATGCGATAGTAAAGTTTTGGTTTTGATTTTGCTGTACTGAAAAGATAAATTGCGGTTTATGTGACGACGAAGAAATTTCTGTGTATGTAAAGGAAGTGATAGTGGAATGTAGGAAACTCTAAAATAAAGTTATAAGAATCAGTGAAATTAAGAGTTAGGAGTAGTGAAATTCATCTACCTCGACAGAACTCCCCGATTTAGTTCCCCCGAAGTTTCAAGCAGTTGGAAAATCCAAGTATTTGAAAACCAGGTATAGAATAGAGAAAAAATCGTGAAAGGTTGAACTCAATCCTACAAATTTGTTCCAAAGGGTGGAACTACTCTATCAAAAAGCTACCCAGAGGATAAAGAAAATCACATCTCTGAAGGCATCCTGAGAACACAGAACACCGTGCATGTACACTGTGTACGGTCGGTAAATTTGTATATCTCAGGTCAAATTGCCCGGAATACCCAAATAgcatagccgcattagacctttcaaaattgctGTAAATTAGAATAATATCTATTAGGCAGcgtgttcatctgttatgccaaatgatcaGTATGCCAAAcagtattatgccaaacgttgTAGCCCCTCGTAAAAGTGACGTATTCatcgaacatttttcaatccgttcagtttttcggagatggtttagctgattggcacattgtcgcaaagctgatttaccggtagcgacatctgccaatgaaaaatggaaccaagaaaagaaggattctttcggaaattttcatatcggcagtagtgatttgcaacatttctatcgtttattcaatagtacaaatagatatcagcaataaaagtacattcggagtagaagaaaatcgatttcaaagtgatgacTACTACTTTTGTTAGTgtaaactacacacttaaaaccatttcttgagctcggcataataaaatgccgaaactgatcagcaacacgtaaatttgctgattgctcagtaatcaatacgcatgtttctgagcttcgttaaatgcattcactgatatttcggtaaaatgctccactttgccgaaatttggcataattgcttgctgaatttatcagtaaacaacagatatgccgacatcagcagagacgtttgccgagatttcggaataggcgctagctgttgccgagatccagcacgacagctgtcatttattgccgcgttacattttcgcttcgcattgtgcaattattttctaatgaaattctcgagtgaaaaaatggataatcttcgaagaagcgtggaacaacttgcaagtaaaaatattgaataaatatagtgacatgtttcgctttataaaaagcgactttatcagagcactcgcgattataagggaaaaacacccaagacggggctcaaagcgtcttcgagacaaaactttgggggatatgcgaaaaaataacccaatgcatggaataattcaatagatcaaagtaagtttattttttgaacaataccgtatatgcatcattaaatattgaacatttttgtaagccaaaaatcaatatatatttttattttcatatttccagctcgactcaaggtggccgcctctggaaacgccgctttttatttatgctacatgtt
This genomic window from Malaya genurostris strain Urasoe2022 chromosome 1, Malgen_1.1, whole genome shotgun sequence contains:
- the LOC131426471 gene encoding solute carrier family 52, riboflavin transporter, member 3-B, whose translation is MKADSRDSKVSTINKMTNKKSKAVVEEEISNTGSDHPYSDEGRIASNVGKSSVEPQNSRRAGAGSSVVPTETNADCFVVSPSSSVVTESHYLLQNSTAMKKKPDGIRGVLQNRSLLVDLLAILFGISAWIGVNSSFVQLPLLVTNSPEGWNLPSYMVIATQIGNVGPLIYTGLQKWRVFQDSYIIYVLLVIGCVGSICMAFLYETTSYVFGADRSVAMLVCVFSLALVGCTSSVLFMPYMGRFRDIYLITYLIGEGLSGFVPSIVALIQGVGGNAECRSSNSSDPNAPFTSYTPPPRFGSTEYFIFVFVVFVISTVAFAILDKHKRCRKEYAAVVINNGNDYTYETGQRSASSSSIDKSNVKPEKIKVLSNRNYVYLMILLGILCTFGNGIFPSIQSYSCLPYGNVAYHLTVTLSTMANPLACFMALFLPHTSIRAITFISAIAGVFTVYALSTAFLSPVPPLVGMVSGEALVIVTWTVLIGLVSYVRLSITSIFRYQGGRSLVWVGATTQIGSLVGSILSFTLINFTDLFQQYYPC